From Halomicrobium salinisoli, the proteins below share one genomic window:
- a CDS encoding ABC transporter ATP-binding protein encodes MTDSTTDPETAPVDDPLAHLIGTYGRAHTLRFALGGLALALSQIPGRVPALLVGVALDALFLESTPYALPLVPDAWIPTTTEGQVSFTIALLAASFGLEAGLSWLGGRVSGTATYRTLHDVRVDAFDALVGQEMGYFDDRETGDLMSVLNNDVGNLRRFGDGFFRGLRFTVQVIAAFAFMALLHWQLALLMSLVPLVLAAISYWYAVRVEPRYDDVRETIGTVNSRLEDSVDGVATVKAFGREDAERDAVADVSEQYKRDKWSVVRLRLAYNTSTWLLTSLVFIGVFAAGAVVVMGDAPAFVEPLTAGTLVTFLFYGKSFYAPIRQLVLEVLDSYENALASSKRIVAVLERTNALDDAGEGELTIDDGGVEYDGVSFGYGASGSQSGSDAADRGASESAAAEETTVSDVSFSAEPGDLVGVVGPTGAGKSTIVKLLFRFYDPDAGTIRIDGTDTATVSRRSLRDHLGYVSQDPFLFTGTVRENIAYATDAGHEAERSEASERASGSERSERHASRDEVVAAAKRAGAHEFVTDLPDGYDTDVGERGSRLSGGQRQRIAIARALLRDPAVLVLDEATSHVDNETERQIQESVDDLGEGRTTIAIAHRLSTVRDADLILVLDDGRVREAGTHDELVAEDGLYADLWRVQVGDVNAVSEGFLDREEVVR; translated from the coding sequence ATGACTGATTCGACGACAGACCCCGAGACCGCTCCCGTCGACGACCCGCTCGCACACCTGATCGGGACCTACGGGCGAGCGCACACCCTCCGGTTCGCCCTGGGCGGGCTGGCGCTGGCGCTCTCGCAGATCCCCGGCCGGGTGCCGGCCCTGCTCGTCGGCGTCGCGCTGGACGCGCTCTTCCTCGAGAGCACGCCCTACGCGCTCCCGCTCGTCCCCGACGCCTGGATCCCGACGACGACCGAGGGACAGGTGTCGTTCACCATCGCGCTGCTGGCCGCGTCGTTCGGCCTGGAGGCCGGCCTGAGCTGGCTCGGCGGCCGCGTCTCCGGGACGGCGACCTACCGGACGCTCCACGACGTCCGGGTGGACGCGTTCGACGCGCTCGTCGGCCAGGAGATGGGCTACTTCGACGACCGCGAGACGGGCGACCTGATGAGCGTCCTCAACAACGACGTCGGGAACCTCCGCCGGTTCGGCGACGGCTTCTTCCGCGGCCTCCGCTTTACGGTGCAGGTGATCGCCGCGTTCGCCTTCATGGCGCTGCTGCACTGGCAGCTGGCGCTGCTCATGTCGCTCGTGCCGCTGGTGCTCGCCGCCATCAGCTACTGGTACGCCGTCAGGGTCGAGCCCCGCTACGACGACGTCCGCGAGACCATCGGGACGGTCAACTCGCGGCTGGAGGACAGCGTCGACGGCGTCGCGACGGTGAAGGCCTTCGGCCGCGAGGACGCCGAGCGCGACGCCGTCGCCGACGTCTCCGAGCAGTACAAGCGCGACAAGTGGTCGGTCGTCCGCCTGCGGCTCGCGTACAACACGAGCACCTGGCTGCTGACCTCCCTGGTGTTCATCGGCGTGTTCGCCGCCGGGGCCGTCGTCGTCATGGGCGACGCGCCGGCGTTCGTCGAGCCGCTGACCGCCGGGACGCTGGTCACGTTCCTGTTCTACGGGAAGTCCTTCTACGCGCCGATCCGCCAGCTCGTGCTGGAGGTGCTGGACAGCTACGAGAACGCGCTGGCCTCCAGCAAGCGCATCGTCGCGGTCCTCGAGCGCACGAACGCCCTCGACGACGCGGGCGAGGGCGAACTGACCATCGACGACGGCGGCGTCGAGTACGACGGCGTCTCCTTCGGCTACGGGGCGAGCGGCTCGCAGTCCGGTTCGGACGCGGCCGACCGGGGCGCGTCGGAGTCGGCGGCGGCCGAGGAGACGACCGTCTCGGACGTCTCCTTCAGCGCCGAGCCCGGCGACCTCGTGGGCGTCGTCGGCCCCACCGGCGCGGGCAAGTCGACCATCGTCAAACTGCTCTTCCGCTTTTACGACCCCGACGCGGGGACGATCCGCATCGACGGCACGGACACCGCCACCGTCTCGCGCCGGAGCCTCCGCGACCACCTCGGCTACGTCTCTCAGGATCCGTTCCTGTTCACCGGAACTGTGCGGGAGAACATCGCGTATGCGACCGACGCGGGCCACGAGGCCGAGCGTAGCGAGGCCTCGGAACGGGCGAGCGGGAGCGAGCGCAGTGAGCGACACGCGAGCCGCGACGAGGTGGTCGCCGCCGCGAAGCGGGCCGGCGCCCACGAGTTCGTCACCGACCTCCCCGACGGCTACGACACCGACGTCGGCGAGCGCGGCTCGCGGCTCTCGGGCGGCCAGCGCCAGCGCATCGCCATCGCCCGCGCGCTCCTGCGGGACCCCGCCGTCCTCGTGCTCGACGAGGCGACCAGCCACGTCGACAACGAGACCGAGCGGCAGATCCAGGAGAGCGTCGACGACCTGGGCGAGGGCCGGACGACAATCGCCATCGCCCACCGCCTGTCGACGGTCCGGGACGCCGACCTGATCCTCGTCCTCGACGACGGCCGGGTCCGCGAGGCCGGCACGCACGACGAACTGGTCGCCGAGGACGGCCTCTACGCCGACCTCTGGCGGGTCCAGGTCGGAGACGTCAACGCCGTCTCCGAGGGCTTCCTCGACCGCGAGGAGGTGGTGCGATGA
- a CDS encoding HAD family hydrolase, with translation MYEAVVFDNDGVLVEPPSRDALVSATRSALEDVGLDADPRAVCRDLAEGDAESLAGRCRREAVEFASFCQRAASAAFEAQRRELERGRRAVYDDVAALREFDAALGLVSDNHPQFVDYLLARAGLDDLFETVRCRSMTPSHLDACKPDPRNVRAALADLGTEDALLVGDRTADVAAAERAGIDSALLERPGAGDGGVGTVPDADVDPDYRVESIAELRSVVG, from the coding sequence ATGTACGAGGCAGTCGTGTTCGACAACGACGGCGTGCTCGTGGAACCGCCCAGTCGGGACGCGCTCGTCTCCGCGACGCGGTCGGCGCTCGAAGACGTCGGCCTGGACGCCGACCCGCGGGCGGTCTGTCGCGACCTGGCCGAGGGGGACGCCGAGTCGCTCGCGGGCCGCTGCCGTCGCGAGGCCGTCGAGTTCGCCTCGTTCTGCCAGCGCGCCGCGTCGGCCGCCTTCGAGGCCCAGCGGCGGGAACTGGAGCGCGGGCGACGCGCCGTCTACGACGACGTGGCCGCGCTACGCGAGTTCGACGCCGCGCTCGGCCTCGTCAGCGACAACCACCCGCAGTTCGTCGACTACCTGCTGGCGCGGGCGGGGCTCGACGACCTGTTCGAGACGGTCCGGTGCCGGTCGATGACGCCCAGTCACCTCGACGCCTGCAAGCCGGATCCGCGCAACGTCAGGGCGGCCCTGGCGGACCTCGGGACCGAGGACGCGCTGCTGGTCGGCGACAGGACGGCGGACGTCGCGGCGGCCGAGCGGGCCGGCATCGACAGCGCGCTGCTCGAGCGCCCCGGCGCCGGCGACGGCGGCGTCGGGACGGTTCCGGACGCCGACGTCGACCCCGACTACCGGGTCGAGAGCATCGCGGAGCTGCGGTCCGTCGTCGGGTAG